In Eupeodes corollae chromosome 3, idEupCoro1.1, whole genome shotgun sequence, a single genomic region encodes these proteins:
- the LOC129952058 gene encoding P protein-like: MGIRDQLKVFRRNRSKEPNRRRSIFNLVEPNQITEQSLQVWRELPEQIRQDPSLASFQIENDRLHGSSTPNGERYVSSGDEIESTLDESKDESEYINLKSYKRKGRLTSCSCEEKSPNCENHNSIIDHQSLNDTEITKKEVQKEKFIKKTCLLIFWFLSTIILITTHEKHLIEQQLSVPEYEEKLYFLPRNPSGNFKITLLGAFAEPYNLTGDFLTVQLQIVNSMSWNDSEISEDILKPWIVPIVSENEHDSTAMSLRNHTFYISPDIIMQLEEDNNTRLRLKMFTNESSSGFPLKIFYDPLVINIEEGIILSTLVLSVFYALLVWEVFHRTFIAIVCSTASIAILAYVGDRPTMEEIVVWMDMEMLTLLFSMMILVAILTETGVFDYLAVLTFEISGGKIWPLIYSLLITTCCISAVLDNMTTVLLMTPVAIRLSEVMEIDPVPVLMGIIVHANIGGAITPIGDPISIIVCSNHFISRNGVTFSKFVAHCLPGVVLTVLFSCLYMRLKFCDINSLRVREPKALKELRREIIIWQRAANSLANYSKDVDLVRETLMKKVDILKHKLKKKQGGVGSEDAYIHTLEELKAAYPIRNKTLLIQSGFTLVFVISMFFVQSVPSLQTLPLGWVALLGVVFLMIISSRNDMDAMVHRIEWTTLLFFAAMFVIMECVERLGLFVWIGNQTEDVILLVSKENRLAAAVFIILWISAMTSAVLDSIPVTAMMVKVVVSLVAKDTLGLPLQPLVWALVFGCCLGGNGTLYGASANVLSAGTAEQHGYKITFTRYLKFAFPMMIGQVAVITSYLMVAHIFYEWH; the protein is encoded by the exons gttcGTCTACACCAAATGGTGAACGATACGTCAGTTCTGGTGACGAAATCGAATCAACTCTGGATGAAAGCAAAGATGAATCAGAATATATCAATCTGAAAAGCTACAAGCGTAAAGGTCGGCTTACAAGTTGTTCTTGTGAGGAAAAAAG TCCAAACTGTGAAAATCACAATTCAATCATTGACCATCAATCCTTAAATGATACTGAAATAACAAAGAAGGAAGTTCAAAAggaaaaatttatcaaaaaaacttgTCTATTGATATTTTGGTTCCTTTCAACGATAATTTTGATAACTACCCATGAGAAACATCTGATTGAACAGCAACTTTCAGTGCCTGAATATGAAGAAAAGC tttatttccTTCCAAGGAATCCCAGTGGTAATTTCAAAATCACACTTCTGGGTGCTTTTGCGGAGCCGTATAATCTAACCGGAGACTTTTTGACAGTTCAATTACAAATAGTAAATTCGATGTCTTGGAATGACAGTGAAATTTCTGAG GATATACTTAAGCCATGGATTGTGCCAATTGTTTCCGAAAACGAACACGACTCGACTGCTATGAGTTTAAGAAATCACACGTTCTACATAAGTCCTGATATAATTATGCAATTAGAAGAAGACAATAACACTCGTTTgagattgaaaatgtttacaaatgaATCATCATCGGGTTTTCCATTGAAAATTTTCTATGATCCTTTAGTGATAAATATTGAAGAAGGAATTATTTTATCTACTTTGGTATTATCAGTTTTTTATGCTCTACTTGTTTGGGAG gttTTTCATAGGACATTTATAGCAATAGTTTGCTCGACTGCTTCAATTGCAATTTTAGCTTATGTAGGTGATCGACCGACAATGGAAGAAATCGTCGTTTGGATGGATATGGAAATGTTAACATTGCTCTTTTCGATGATGATACTTGTTGCGATTCTAACGGAAACTGGAGTTTTTGATTATTTGGCAGTCTTGACTTTTGAG ATTTCCGGCGGTAAGATTTGGCCTTTAATATACAGCCTTCTCATTACTACATGCTGCATATCGGCTGTCCTAGATAACATGACAACTGTTCTACTAATGACTCCTGTTGCAATAAG actaAGTGAAGTTATGGAAATCGATCCTGTGCCAGTACTAATGGGTATCATAGTTCACGCCAACATAGGCGGAGCAATAACTCCCATTGGTGATCCCATTAGCATAATAGTTTGCTCAAATCATTTTATATCAAGAAATGGAGTAACATTTTCTAAGTTTGTAGCACACTGTCTACCGGGAGTAGTTCTAACTGTTCTCTTTAGTTGTCTTTATATGAGACTTAAATTTTGTGATATTAATTCTTTGCGAGTTAGAGAACCAAAAGCCTTGAAAGAACTTCGTCGTGAAATCATTATTTGGCAGAGAGCAGCAAATTCATTGGCAAACTATTCGAAAGATGTAGATTTGGTTCGTGAGACATTGATGAAGAAAGTTGACATTTTGAAGCACAAATTGAAGAAGAAGCAAGGTGGTGTTGGATCAGAGGATGCATACATTCATACATTGGAAGAACTTAAGGCAGCC TACCCAATTCGAAACAAGACGCTGCTGATTCAATCGGGCTTCACTTTGGTCTTTGTGATTTCTATGTTCTTTGTTCAATCCGTGCCAAGTTTGCAAACTCTTCCACTGGGCTGGGTGGCGCTACTTGGTGTTGTCTTCCTGATGATAATTTCCAGTCGCAATGACATGGATGCTATGGTCCATAGAATTGAGTGGACAACGTTGCTCTTCTTTGCAGCCATGTTTGTTATCATGGAGTGTGTAGAGAGGCTTGGACTTTTTGTATGGATCGGTAATCAAACAGAGGATGTGATCCTGCTTGTGAGCAAGGAGAATCGATTAGCAGCGGCAGTTTTCATTATTCTATGGATCTCAGCGATGACTTCTGCTGTTCTTGATAGTATTCCAGTAACAGCTATGATGGTTAAGGTTGTAGTATCGCTGGTGGCAAAGGACACTTTAGGGCTTCCACTTCAACCACTTGTCTGGGCATTAGTTTTTGGATGCTGTTTAGGAG GAAATGGGACACTTTATGGAGCTTCTGCAAATGTCTTATCAGCTGGAACAGCTGAACAACATGGatacaaaattacttttacAAGATATTTGAA gTTTGCTTTCCCCATGATGATTGGACAAGTTGCAGTTATTACATCGTACTTAATGGTGGCACATATTTTTTATGAGTGGCattaa